A genomic window from Nicotiana sylvestris chromosome 11, ASM39365v2, whole genome shotgun sequence includes:
- the LOC138881445 gene encoding uncharacterized protein has translation MENYVENIWDFVNKRKILYHDDGYYIFRFDSMDDRDRVMQFGPYTFHKKPFILKNWSIDFVFDLECLNVIPLWVRFPNLPVGYWSTEVLSKLASVVSKPMYTDMNIAEMDRISFARVLVEADISHLLPSDIEIHTPVGVIHQGIEYDWKSKYCIDYANVGHTTEECKQSKAQETNG, from the coding sequence ATGGAGAATTATGTTGAAAATATTTGGGATTTTGTTAATAAACGAAAAATTCTATATCATGATGATGGCTACTACATTTTCAGATTTGATTCAATGGATGATAGGGATAGAGTCATGCAATTTGGTCCCTATACCTTCCATAAAAAGCCATTCATATTGAAGAATTGGTCGATTGATTTTGTTTTTGATCTAGAGTGCCTAAATGTAATCCCACTGTGGGTGAGATTTCCAAATTTACCAGTTGGATATTGGTCTACCGAGGTACTTAGCAAATTAGCCAGTGTAGTAAGCAAACCTATGTACACTGATATGAATATAGCTGAGATGGATCGTATTTCATTTGCTAGAGTTCTAGTAGAAGCAGACATCTCTCACCTCCTGCCAAGCGACATTGAAATTCATACTCCAGTAGGGGTTATCCACCAAGGTATTGAATATGACTGGAAGTCAAAATATTGCATAGACTATGCAAATGTTGGGCATACTACTGAGGAATGCAAACAGAGTAAAGCCCAAGAGACAAATGGGTAA